The following proteins are encoded in a genomic region of Amphiura filiformis chromosome 11, Afil_fr2py, whole genome shotgun sequence:
- the LOC140164648 gene encoding mitochondrial ubiquitin ligase activator of NFKB 1-like codes for MPRNRRESKCRKYLVSTVVLVVVVELYNITHARVHEFLFIAFATGSIAAVMCGYLMARCILELEDITKAPVLKISPNLKKIITGEANHVIPYARVEGQVKAVHQPIRSMYIDGITGVMQRVECREYTSKWNRQQKKWVDTDHSTRKASKTVPFILTNGGSSIRVKDPEKASGLEFTTFYDKFHPTSESLLQSIVRWFSGLKTKGHQNVELILQQGKTLTGVGELRILSNGEVLFYPPSDGRVYILTTAFANHNFTDELKSSITRWKKFATYSHLLWVVSVLFGAASVLFDKLHPPSESLLQSIERWISGSENTGHRSGLAILMIPVLVILVILLVSLYVWFKYQWRMKANKRKAFNRRVQTIEEHASDDENEVSSSSSEKESSEDDDTNVCVVCMSEPRDCVLVDCGHVCVCRDCAQELNPYQCPICRNRILQVMPIYHA; via the exons ATGCCGAGGAATCGAAGAG AATCGAAGTGTCGGAAGTACCTAGTATCCACTGTAGTATTGGTTGTAGTGGTTGAACTATACAACATAACACATGCCAGAGTACATGAATTTCTTTTTATTGCTTTCGCCACTGGAAGTATAGCAGCAGTTATGTGTGGATACCTAATGGCGAGATGTATACTCGAGTTAGAAGATATAACG AAAGCACCTGTTTTGAAGATATCACCAAACCTTAAGAAGATCATTACGGGTGAAGCGAATCACGTGATTCCTTACGCAAGGGTCGAAGGTCAAGTCAAGGCTgtccatcaaccaatcagaagtaTGTACATAGATGGAATAACGGGAGTCATGCAAAGGGTGGAATGTCGTGAGTACACCAGCAAATGGAACAGACAACAGAAAAAGTG GGTGGACACCGACCATTCGACCCGAAAAGCAAGTAAAACTGTGCCATTCATTCTTACAAACGGGGGATCATCCATCAGAGTAAAGGATCCAGAGAAGGCATCGGGACTTGAATTTACGACTTTTTACGATAAATTTCATCCTACAAGTGAATCGTTGCTGCAGAGTATTGTACGTTGGTTCAGTGGCTTAAAGACTAAAGGACACCAAAATGTGGAACTTATCCTGCAACAAGGCAAGACGTTAACGGGGGTAGGGGAGTTACGAATCTTAAGTAACGGTGAAGTCTTATTTTACCCACCGTCCGATGGACGGGTATACATTTTGACAACAGCGTTTGCAAATCATAATTTTACTGACGAACTGAAATCGTCCATCACTAGATGGAAAAAGTTTGCTACATATTCACATCTTTTATGGGTTGTAAGTGTTCTCTTTGGTGCTGCAAGTGTTCTCTTTGATAAACTTCATCCGCCAAGTGAATCGTTGTTGCAGAGTATTGAACGTTGGATCAGTGGTTCAGAAAATACAGGTCACCGCAGCGGGCTTGCAATTTTAATGATTCCCGTGCTTGTAATTTTAGTGATCCTCCTTGTATCCTTATATGTATGGTTTAAGTATCAATGGCGAATGAAAGCAAATAAGCGAAAAGCTTTTAATCGGCGGGTACAAACAATAGAGGAACATGCATCGGATGATGAAAACGAggtatcgtcatcatcatcagagAAGGAGAGTTCGGAGGATGATGATACAAATGTGTGCGTTGTTTGCATGTCGGAGCCACGAGACTGTGTGCTGGTAGACTGTGGTCATGTCTGCGTGTGTCGCGATTGTGCTCAAGAATTGAATCCATATCAATGCCCTATTTGTAGGAATCGAATTCTACAAGTAATGCCAATTTATCATGCGTAA